The proteins below come from a single Rhizobium sp. BT04 genomic window:
- a CDS encoding DUF6656 family protein has protein sequence MAKLRYFDAKEASKSQERQLVAAHSEFLRTGRIPRERRHWLAEEKRYFTHDEVAAKTGRKLQAAGEKTHQHINGFHHSIQFPKMIFHRTLEDSPHLGYCHVTAARTKFAHYEEVSWAFYIANFYSDIGENDNFFERIDVGYSRMYFAVAIKPGENSAEKMTIDRSVRGNGLLFRTHDPQAAIRNILLLGARNEQLREIIRQL, from the coding sequence ATGGCCAAACTCCGTTATTTCGATGCGAAGGAAGCGAGCAAATCGCAGGAGCGGCAGCTGGTTGCCGCGCATTCCGAATTCTTGCGCACCGGCCGCATACCCCGCGAGCGGCGGCACTGGCTGGCCGAGGAAAAGCGCTATTTCACCCATGATGAGGTGGCCGCAAAGACCGGCCGCAAGCTGCAGGCCGCCGGCGAAAAGACGCATCAGCACATTAACGGCTTTCACCACTCGATCCAGTTTCCGAAGATGATCTTCCACCGGACGCTGGAGGACAGCCCGCATCTCGGCTATTGCCACGTCACCGCCGCGCGGACGAAATTCGCCCATTACGAAGAGGTGAGCTGGGCCTTCTACATCGCCAATTTCTATTCCGACATCGGCGAGAACGACAATTTCTTCGAACGTATCGATGTCGGCTATTCCCGCATGTATTTCGCCGTCGCCATCAAGCCGGGCGAGAACTCCGCGGAAAAGATGACCATCGACCGGTCGGTGCGCGGCAACGGCCTGCTCTTCCGCACCCATGATCCGCAGGCAGCGATCCGCAACATCCTGTTGCTCGGCGCCCGCAACGAACAGCTGCGCGAAATCATCCGGCAGCTCTAA
- a CDS encoding FAD-binding oxidoreductase — protein sequence MSSPDISTDLLDRFAAIVGERYALRSEADLAPHLIENRGLYHGSSPLLLKPGSVAEVSDIMKLATETGTAIVPQTGNTGLVGGQTPRAGKADIILSLERMNRIRDVDPVANVLVADGGAILAEVQKAAEAHGRLFPLSLGSEGSCRIGGNLSTNAGGTAVLAYGNMRQLCLGLEVVLPTGEIWDGLRRLKKDNTGYDLRDLFIGAEGTLGIITGAVLKLFPQPLGHQVAFAGLNSVEDALGLFNLAASLCGASLTGFELMPRFGVEITTRHIDGVRDPLDAAYPWYVLIDISTSDSAETAERMMNGVLEQGFEAGLVLDAAIASSVAQQKAIWHMRESMSDAQKPEGGSIKHDVSVPVSKVPHFIAEAEEAVMAAMPGARICAFGHMGDGNIHYNISQPVGADKDAFIARWHEMNHIVHGLVLAHGGSISAEHGIGQLKRDELAAIRPAIEIELMRRIKRAFDPANIMNPGKVVSLEV from the coding sequence ATGAGCAGCCCCGACATTTCCACCGATCTTCTCGACCGCTTCGCCGCAATCGTCGGCGAAAGATACGCGCTTCGCAGCGAAGCCGATCTTGCGCCGCATCTGATCGAAAACCGCGGGCTCTATCACGGCTCCTCCCCTCTCCTACTCAAACCCGGCTCGGTCGCGGAAGTCTCCGACATCATGAAGCTTGCGACCGAGACCGGAACGGCGATCGTGCCGCAGACCGGCAATACCGGCCTGGTCGGCGGCCAGACCCCACGTGCCGGCAAGGCCGATATCATCCTGTCGCTCGAGCGCATGAACAGGATCCGTGATGTCGATCCGGTGGCGAACGTGCTGGTCGCCGATGGCGGCGCCATCCTCGCCGAGGTGCAGAAGGCGGCCGAGGCGCATGGGCGGCTGTTTCCGCTGTCGCTCGGCTCGGAAGGCTCCTGCCGCATCGGCGGCAACCTTTCCACCAATGCCGGCGGCACGGCCGTGCTTGCCTACGGCAATATGCGCCAGCTCTGCCTCGGCCTCGAAGTGGTGCTGCCGACCGGCGAAATCTGGGACGGGTTGCGCCGCCTGAAGAAGGACAATACCGGCTACGACCTGCGCGACCTGTTCATCGGCGCCGAAGGCACGCTCGGCATCATCACCGGCGCGGTGCTGAAGCTCTTTCCCCAGCCGCTCGGCCATCAGGTGGCCTTCGCCGGCCTGAATTCGGTCGAGGACGCGCTTGGCCTCTTCAACCTCGCCGCCAGCCTCTGCGGCGCCTCGCTGACCGGTTTCGAGCTGATGCCGCGTTTCGGCGTCGAGATCACCACCCGCCATATCGACGGCGTGCGCGATCCCTTGGACGCGGCCTATCCCTGGTACGTGCTGATCGACATTTCAACCTCGGACTCGGCCGAGACGGCGGAGCGGATGATGAACGGCGTGCTCGAACAGGGTTTTGAGGCCGGGCTGGTGCTCGATGCGGCGATCGCTTCATCCGTGGCGCAGCAGAAGGCGATCTGGCACATGCGCGAGAGCATGTCGGATGCCCAGAAGCCGGAAGGCGGGTCGATCAAGCACGATGTTTCCGTGCCGGTGTCGAAGGTCCCGCACTTCATCGCCGAGGCCGAAGAAGCGGTGATGGCGGCCATGCCTGGCGCCCGCATCTGCGCCTTCGGCCATATGGGCGACGGCAATATCCATTACAATATTTCCCAGCCGGTCGGTGCCGACAAGGACGCCTTCATCGCCCGCTGGCATGAGATGAACCATATCGTGCATGGGCTGGTGCTTGCCCATGGCGGCTCGATCTCGGCCGAGCACGGCATCGGCCAGTTGAAGCGCGACGAACTGGCGGCGATCCGGCCGGCGATCGAAATCGAGCTGATGCGCCGCATCAAGCGCGCCTTCGATCCCGCCAATATCATGAACCCGGGTAAGGTCGTCAGCCTCGAGGTGTGA
- a CDS encoding L-threonylcarbamoyladenylate synthase, giving the protein MARTIDIKADRQAALDVASAVLADGFAIAIPTETVYGLAADATNPAAITRIYETKGRPRFNPLICHMADLAMAEEHAEFDPVSRALAAAFWPGPLTLVLPLKPQSPIHSLATAGLDSVGVRVPEGFAGALIGAFGRPLAAPSANRSGAISATSAAHVEADLGAKIPLILDAGPSAVGVESTIVKVEGDRLRLLRPGGLAARDIERVAGRPLLRAKTASAAIEAPGMLASHYAPGASVRLNARAVEPGEALIGFGGAAVSGAEAARIVLDLSPRGDLAEAAANLFDYMKRADASGALSIAFSPIPEDGLGEAINDRLQRAAAPRD; this is encoded by the coding sequence ATGGCACGCACGATCGACATCAAGGCAGACAGGCAGGCGGCGCTGGACGTGGCCTCAGCCGTACTTGCCGATGGCTTTGCCATCGCCATTCCGACCGAGACCGTCTACGGCCTTGCCGCCGACGCCACCAATCCGGCCGCCATCACCCGCATCTACGAGACCAAGGGACGGCCACGCTTTAACCCGCTGATCTGCCATATGGCCGACCTCGCCATGGCCGAGGAACACGCCGAATTCGATCCCGTGTCGCGGGCGCTCGCCGCAGCCTTCTGGCCAGGGCCGCTGACACTGGTGTTGCCGCTGAAGCCTCAAAGCCCGATCCATTCGCTGGCGACCGCCGGGCTCGACAGCGTCGGCGTGCGTGTGCCGGAAGGGTTTGCCGGCGCCTTGATCGGCGCCTTCGGGCGGCCGCTCGCAGCTCCCAGCGCCAATAGGTCGGGCGCAATCAGCGCCACGAGTGCCGCCCATGTCGAGGCCGATCTCGGGGCGAAAATTCCGTTGATCCTCGATGCAGGCCCAAGTGCCGTCGGCGTCGAATCGACGATCGTCAAGGTGGAGGGCGACCGGCTGAGGCTGCTTCGGCCCGGCGGTCTGGCAGCGCGCGATATCGAGCGCGTCGCAGGCAGGCCGCTGCTCAGAGCGAAGACGGCATCGGCGGCCATCGAGGCGCCGGGTATGCTTGCCTCGCATTATGCGCCGGGCGCCTCCGTGCGTCTCAATGCGCGCGCCGTGGAACCCGGCGAAGCGCTGATCGGCTTCGGCGGTGCTGCGGTCTCCGGCGCGGAGGCTGCGCGGATCGTCCTCGATCTCAGCCCGCGCGGCGACCTTGCCGAGGCCGCCGCCAATCTTTTCGACTATATGAAGCGGGCCGATGCCAGCGGGGCTTTAAGCATCGCCTTTTCTCCCATTCCCGAGGATGGGCTTGGCGAAGCGATCAACGATCGCCTGCAGCGGGCAGCCGCACCCCGCGACTGA